The following coding sequences lie in one Oculatellaceae cyanobacterium genomic window:
- a CDS encoding EamA family transporter, translating into MSLSEFGLFLISIVMSVAGQFFLKSGATKLGQVNASNVVSHVLGIVTTPELLAGLTCYGFGAITYILLLTRVDLSVAGPAASLVYVFSVIVGYFVFKEAIPINRYVGLSLIICGVILVIWKK; encoded by the coding sequence GTGAGTTTATCAGAGTTTGGTTTGTTCCTAATTTCTATTGTCATGAGCGTTGCAGGGCAATTTTTTCTCAAATCTGGCGCAACCAAGCTGGGACAAGTCAACGCCAGCAATGTAGTTAGCCATGTTTTGGGGATTGTGACTACCCCAGAATTACTAGCTGGGCTAACTTGCTATGGTTTTGGAGCAATTACTTATATTTTATTGTTAACTCGTGTTGATCTTAGCGTTGCTGGCCCTGCTGCTTCTTTGGTATATGTTTTTTCAGTGATAGTCGGTTACTTTGTATTTAAAGAAGCTATCCCAATTAATCGTTATGTAGGTTTAAGTTTGATTATTTGTGGGGTTATTCTAGTAATTTGGAAAAAATAG
- a CDS encoding ComF family protein, translated as MQKLTQTLNNFLNLFLQSKCPLCQRATEAEFCQYCQRQLLSCKLTNSSYLWQGEVPVFAWGVYGGAIKRAIAALKYEHLPQLAQPLGYWLGEAWLKSPISQTTKKLIVVPIPLHSSKLKQRGYNQAELLAQSFCQFTGLAWQDGLERVRSTEAQFGLSQLQRQQNLAEAFRLSKKLQVQSSNAVLLLDDIYTTGATVKSAAKTLQQQGIQVYGLVAIATPKVSSH; from the coding sequence ATGCAAAAATTGACGCAAACTCTAAATAATTTTCTAAATTTATTTTTGCAATCTAAATGTCCACTTTGCCAACGTGCTACTGAAGCGGAATTTTGCCAATACTGCCAAAGACAACTTTTAAGCTGTAAATTAACTAATTCTAGTTACTTATGGCAGGGAGAAGTGCCAGTATTTGCTTGGGGAGTATACGGAGGAGCAATTAAAAGAGCGATCGCAGCTTTAAAATATGAACATCTTCCGCAATTAGCCCAACCTCTAGGTTACTGGTTAGGGGAAGCTTGGTTAAAATCACCAATATCTCAAACGACAAAAAAGTTAATAGTAGTGCCTATTCCCCTGCATTCTAGTAAATTAAAGCAGCGTGGCTATAATCAAGCAGAACTTTTAGCACAAAGTTTTTGTCAATTCACAGGTTTAGCTTGGCAAGACGGTTTAGAAAGAGTACGCTCCACAGAAGCACAGTTTGGTTTATCTCAGTTACAGCGACAGCAGAATTTAGCTGAAGCTTTTCGCTTAAGTAAAAAATTGCAGGTACAAAGCAGTAATGCCGTATTATTACTGGACGATATTTATACTACTGGTGCTACTGTTAAATCTGCCGCCAAAACACTGCAACAGCAAGGGATACAAGTTTATGGATTAGTGGCGATCGCCACTCCAAAAGTAAGCAGTCATTAA
- a CDS encoding PAS domain S-box protein translates to MSLEQTELLKESEQRFRATFNQAAVGIAHVGINGQWLMVNQKLCEIVGYTEEELLQLTFQDITYSEDLDTDLEYISQVLAGQIQNYSMEKRYIRKDGAVIWINLTVSLVREDTGEPKYFISVIEDINQRKLSETALKRSARRLETLHTVDTGILGAYSLTEIVHSALSGLATLVLSEQAFVVLFKFEAQQAEVLVEKLTGDWQLAIKRIMPITDFISPDFLAESNHHEKGEISDFSNLAFFLEYPPILQRQVAQVMGSYISLPLVADTNLIGQLILASRQRFAFNPEHLPIVSEVANQIAIAIRQTQLREQLQRKAEELEQRVIERTAELQDANAELEAFAYSVSHDLRAPLRAMQGFSQVLLEDYADKIDSVGQEYAHRIVKSAQRMENLIQDLLAYSRVSRTEIKLQPINLVSIVNSVLIHLHDEFQARQAQVSVAETLLQIEVIAHRTTLVQVLINLLMNAIKFVAPGVQPEIDIWAEERNINLELKSQENELKTETSKLAISGLSQKTNKHQKWIRLWIKDNGIGIAEEHFERIFKVFERLHGIETYAGTGIGLAIVRKGIERMGGEIGVESKVNEGSCFWIELPKVEQKNDDI, encoded by the coding sequence ATGAGTTTAGAGCAGACTGAATTATTAAAAGAAAGTGAGCAAAGATTTCGCGCTACATTTAATCAAGCTGCTGTTGGTATTGCCCATGTGGGGATAAACGGACAGTGGCTAATGGTGAATCAAAAGCTTTGTGAGATTGTCGGGTATACCGAAGAGGAACTGTTACAGCTAACCTTTCAAGATATTACTTACTCAGAAGACTTGGATACTGACTTAGAGTATATTAGCCAAGTTTTAGCAGGTCAGATTCAGAATTACTCAATGGAGAAGCGCTATATCCGCAAAGATGGTGCTGTGATCTGGATTAATTTGACAGTTTCGTTAGTGCGTGAAGATACGGGCGAGCCCAAATATTTCATTTCTGTAATTGAAGATATTAATCAAAGAAAATTATCAGAAACAGCATTAAAACGTTCCGCTAGGCGTTTGGAAACTTTACACACAGTTGATACTGGTATATTAGGCGCTTATTCATTAACAGAAATTGTTCATTCTGCACTGTCAGGTTTAGCAACCTTAGTATTATCAGAACAAGCATTTGTAGTTTTATTCAAGTTTGAAGCGCAACAAGCCGAAGTATTAGTAGAAAAATTAACTGGAGATTGGCAGTTGGCAATTAAAAGGATAATGCCAATTACCGATTTTATTTCTCCTGATTTTTTAGCAGAAAGTAATCATCATGAAAAAGGCGAAATTTCTGATTTTTCTAATTTAGCGTTTTTTCTAGAATACCCGCCGATTCTACAGCGTCAAGTAGCACAAGTAATGGGTAGTTATATTAGTTTGCCTTTAGTAGCTGATACAAATCTTATTGGTCAACTAATTTTAGCTAGTAGACAAAGATTTGCTTTTAATCCTGAACACTTGCCAATTGTAAGTGAAGTAGCAAATCAAATTGCGATCGCAATTCGTCAAACTCAACTGCGAGAACAACTCCAACGTAAAGCTGAAGAATTAGAACAGCGTGTAATTGAACGTACTGCTGAGTTACAAGATGCTAATGCTGAATTAGAAGCATTTGCTTATTCTGTCTCCCACGATTTGCGAGCGCCTTTACGTGCTATGCAAGGATTTAGCCAAGTTTTACTAGAAGATTATGCCGACAAAATAGACTCAGTGGGTCAGGAGTACGCTCATCGCATTGTTAAAAGCGCCCAGCGCATGGAAAACTTGATTCAAGACTTGCTTGCTTACAGTCGTGTTAGTCGCACTGAAATCAAACTCCAGCCAATTAACTTAGTATCTATAGTTAACAGTGTTTTAATACATTTGCATGATGAGTTCCAAGCTAGACAAGCTCAGGTAAGTGTAGCAGAAACCTTACTTCAGATAGAGGTAATAGCCCACCGCACTACTTTGGTTCAAGTATTAATAAATTTATTAATGAATGCGATTAAGTTTGTAGCCCCAGGGGTGCAGCCTGAGATTGATATATGGGCAGAAGAACGCAACATAAATTTAGAATTAAAGTCTCAAGAAAATGAACTAAAAACCGAAACTTCAAAATTAGCAATTTCAGGCTTAAGCCAAAAAACAAACAAACATCAAAAATGGATACGCCTGTGGATTAAAGACAATGGTATCGGCATTGCTGAAGAGCATTTTGAGCGCATTTTTAAAGTATTTGAACGTTTACATGGCATTGAAACTTATGCGGGTACAGGAATTGGACTAGCAATTGTGCGTAAAGGGATAGAACGGATGGGTGGGGAAATAGGGGTGGAATCAAAAGTTAACGAGGGTAGTTGTTTTTGGATAGAGTTACCAAAAGTTGAACAAAAAAATGATGATATCTGA
- a CDS encoding response regulator, translated as MSQTLRVLVIDDNPDDRLLAIRQLEREFDDLDVEQINNPAHLEQAINAGKFDLVITDYQLQWTNGIAVIRRIKEQYPDCPVIMFTNSGDEEVAVEAMKAGLDDYIIKSPKHYIRLARAARSVMERVWQRLALKEYETRYRRLFEGVPVGLYRTTATWEIKDANSAMAQMLGYLDPQSLLGVKLVDLYVNPQARELWEAEIQQQGVVRNFEVQICCSNGSIIWVLNSARAVTDSKLQILYYEGAIEDITERKRIEAEREQLLKSEQAARESAEAANRIKDEFLATLSHELRTPLNAILGWARMLHSRQLDQNTTIRGLEVIERNAVAQTNLINDLLDISKIISGKSRLEIREVDLGLIINTAIDSMQPAAAAKNIQLNCTIDDVARIYKGDVDKLQQVMWNLLSNAIKFTPSGGNVEVELSLSTKSKNQVLEAESKIAKEQSSIASLISHAGVEIRVSDTGLGISAEFLPYIFERFRQVDSSITRSHGGLGLGLAIVRHLVELHGGTVFAESAGLGKGATFIVKLPLLAETMILGEEKAELPNFESMPVESLKGLRLLVVDDDIDSRDLVSTILEQEGAEVILAASVREALAVLDKSHPDVLISDIGMPVEDGYALIRQIRNEGVLPGIPAIALTAYTHDLDRQKVVAAGFQWHLSKPVDPNELIVLVATITGRSVKL; from the coding sequence TTGAGTCAAACTTTGCGTGTTCTAGTTATTGATGACAACCCAGACGATCGCCTTCTGGCTATCCGCCAGCTGGAGCGAGAGTTTGACGATCTTGATGTAGAACAAATCAATAATCCAGCACACTTAGAGCAAGCAATCAACGCTGGCAAGTTTGATCTGGTGATTACAGACTATCAATTGCAATGGACTAATGGCATAGCAGTTATTCGCCGTATTAAAGAGCAATATCCAGACTGCCCAGTAATTATGTTTACTAATAGCGGCGATGAAGAAGTTGCCGTTGAAGCGATGAAGGCTGGACTGGATGACTATATTATTAAATCGCCTAAACATTATATCCGGTTAGCGAGGGCAGCGCGTTCAGTAATGGAGCGAGTTTGGCAACGCCTTGCCTTAAAAGAATATGAAACCCGTTATCGGCGCTTGTTTGAGGGCGTACCAGTAGGGCTTTATCGTACTACAGCAACATGGGAGATTAAGGATGCCAATTCAGCAATGGCGCAGATGTTGGGTTATCTAGACCCTCAGTCGCTCCTTGGTGTGAAGTTGGTAGATTTGTACGTTAACCCACAAGCGCGTGAGTTATGGGAAGCTGAAATTCAGCAACAGGGAGTAGTGCGGAATTTTGAGGTGCAAATTTGTTGCAGCAATGGCAGTATCATTTGGGTACTTAATAGTGCTAGAGCCGTTACAGATAGTAAGCTGCAAATTTTGTACTATGAAGGCGCAATTGAAGATATTACAGAGCGCAAGCGCATTGAGGCAGAACGCGAGCAGTTATTAAAAAGTGAACAAGCTGCACGAGAGTCTGCTGAGGCGGCAAATAGAATTAAAGATGAGTTCTTGGCGACACTCTCTCATGAGTTGCGAACTCCCCTGAATGCGATTCTAGGGTGGGCGCGAATGCTACATAGCCGCCAGCTTGACCAAAATACTACGATCCGCGGCTTGGAAGTAATCGAGCGTAATGCCGTAGCGCAAACTAACTTAATTAATGATTTATTAGATATTTCCAAAATTATTAGTGGTAAATCGCGTCTCGAAATTCGTGAAGTTGATTTGGGACTAATTATTAATACTGCTATTGATAGTATGCAACCCGCAGCAGCAGCTAAGAATATTCAGTTAAATTGCACGATTGATGATGTTGCCAGAATCTACAAAGGTGATGTTGATAAGTTGCAACAAGTTATGTGGAATTTACTTTCCAATGCGATTAAATTTACGCCATCTGGGGGAAATGTAGAGGTTGAGTTATCGTTATCCACTAAGAGCAAAAATCAGGTACTAGAAGCAGAATCAAAAATAGCTAAAGAGCAAAGCAGCATAGCAAGCTTAATTTCTCATGCTGGCGTTGAAATTCGGGTAAGTGATACAGGACTCGGAATTTCGGCTGAGTTTTTACCGTATATTTTTGAGCGTTTTCGCCAAGTTGATAGCAGCATTACGCGATCTCACGGTGGTTTAGGGCTAGGATTAGCAATTGTCCGCCATTTAGTAGAATTACATGGTGGTACTGTCTTTGCTGAAAGTGCAGGTTTAGGTAAAGGAGCAACTTTCATAGTGAAGTTGCCATTACTGGCAGAAACCATGATTTTAGGGGAAGAAAAAGCAGAACTTCCCAACTTCGAGTCTATGCCTGTTGAATCACTCAAGGGTTTGCGGTTGCTGGTTGTAGATGACGATATTGATTCCCGTGATTTGGTCAGCACTATTTTAGAACAGGAGGGTGCAGAGGTAATACTTGCGGCATCTGTAAGGGAGGCGTTAGCAGTTTTAGATAAAAGTCATCCAGATGTGTTAATCAGCGATATTGGTATGCCAGTTGAGGATGGTTATGCACTAATTCGTCAGATTAGGAATGAGGGGGTATTGCCAGGTATACCCGCGATCGCTTTAACTGCTTATACCCATGATTTAGACAGGCAAAAGGTTGTAGCCGCAGGTTTTCAGTGGCATCTTTCCAAACCTGTTGATCCTAACGAGTTAATCGTTTTAGTAGCAACCATTACTGGTCGTAGCGTTAAACTATAA
- a CDS encoding ATP-binding protein yields MQKQRMDVIYGLMILTVALSLMLLWPGLLQNLLVANGFMPHGHCYLWKPALVWLHLSSDTLIGLAYVSISATLTYLVYKARREIPYHWMFLAFGLFIVACGATHFMEVWTLWTPVYWLAGEIKLITAVASVTTAIMLPPLVPQVLNLLGAAKSSEERRIKLENANEELKTLYEKLKQLDEVKSQFFTNVSHELRTPLALILGPTENLLASQGLTQKQVNNLKVVNRNARTLLKHVNDLLDVSKLESGKMQVNYAEVDLARLVRLSAAHFETLASDRHISFVVETPEFLSAQVDPDKLQRICLNLLSNAFKFTPDSGAIRCVLKTDTISNQEQKYDIQSDLKTSAIISIEDSGSGVPDSLKDVIFEPFRQGEIGNTRRFGGTGLGLAIVKEFVELHGGSITVEEAVTGGAIFTVVLPLVAPVGSEVRQQISDDVEIEEVVLQLKSEINSGQAQQMWSKFVGDTEQEKLESPTTNEHTLSLVLVVEDNPEMNQFISETLATKYRTVSAFNGQEGLEKALELIPDLIISDIMMPQLSGDQLVIEVRKHRELDNTPIVLLTAKADDRLRVQLLRSGAQDYLSKPFSSEEMRSRVDNLIAMKKAREVLQQQLDSTNQDVVVLAKEVALRQRELQNVATELEIRVEQRTLELKTANQLLKQEITQRQQAQTELETEKEFLKAVLDNVEAGIVACDAQGMLTIFNRVTREFHGLPESTIPAEEWAQYYKLYQPDRQTLMKKEEIPVWRALQGEHIRNLEMILVSQDNLARVILASGQPMLNPQGKKLGAVVVMHDITERKQAEEERAQLIREQMARAEAEASKWRFEFLAQARMELSASLDYETTLSGVAGLAVPILSDYCIIDLVDQQGAIQRVEVAHINPEKEELIRELQLRYPPDINSPLGIAKVLSTGRSEILTQVDYLELEAFINDPEYLQFMRQLNPVSAMLVPLTTRGRTIGAISLVSADSNRYYDQTDLSLAEDLAHSIAASVDNARLYREAQEANRLKDEFLAVLSHELRTPLNSMLGWVTLLRTRKFDETKTSKALETIERNARSQLRMIEELLDVSRIIKGKLQLNLRQVDLISVVETAVDTLRPSAEAKGIKLETLVDLPVRYVSGDADRLQQVVWNLLSNAIKFTLSNGRVEVRLNCVDNQAQIQVSDTGQGIAPEFIPYVFERFRQENSSTTRSHGGLGLGLAIVRHLVELHGGKVSAESAGIDRGATFKVQLPLINNQEVANQNFKNTSSSAALNSQSLKSKTLKGLRILVVDDEADAREVMTTVLEQFGAEVTAKDSVRQALEVLELQLPDILVSDIGMPTEDGYSLISQWRRREGISGKHLPAVALTAYASEQDRERALAAGFDLHVGKPVNFTDLALAIAQLTKVNSKT; encoded by the coding sequence ATGCAAAAACAGCGCATGGATGTGATATATGGCTTAATGATATTGACAGTAGCTTTATCGTTAATGCTGTTATGGCCTGGATTATTGCAAAATTTGTTAGTTGCCAACGGTTTTATGCCGCATGGGCATTGCTACTTATGGAAGCCTGCCTTGGTTTGGCTGCACCTAAGTTCTGATACTTTAATTGGGTTAGCTTATGTATCTATTTCTGCCACTCTGACTTATTTAGTTTATAAAGCCAGACGAGAAATACCATATCACTGGATGTTTCTAGCATTTGGATTATTCATTGTTGCCTGCGGTGCTACTCACTTTATGGAAGTGTGGACACTTTGGACACCTGTGTATTGGTTAGCAGGAGAAATTAAATTAATTACTGCTGTTGCTTCTGTCACCACAGCAATAATGCTACCGCCACTTGTACCGCAGGTATTAAACTTACTAGGAGCAGCCAAAAGTTCTGAAGAACGTCGGATAAAACTAGAAAATGCTAATGAAGAACTTAAAACACTTTACGAAAAACTTAAGCAATTAGACGAAGTTAAAAGCCAATTTTTTACAAATGTTAGTCACGAATTACGCACGCCTTTAGCGTTGATTTTAGGGCCAACAGAAAATTTATTAGCATCACAAGGATTAACTCAAAAACAGGTAAATAATCTCAAAGTCGTAAATCGCAATGCTCGTACTTTACTAAAGCACGTCAACGACTTGCTGGATGTTTCTAAGTTAGAGTCAGGTAAGATGCAAGTTAACTATGCTGAAGTTGACTTAGCAAGATTAGTCAGACTTTCTGCTGCCCATTTTGAAACTTTAGCGAGCGATCGCCATATATCATTTGTAGTTGAAACACCTGAGTTTTTATCTGCACAAGTTGATCCAGATAAGTTACAACGTATTTGCTTAAATCTTTTATCTAACGCTTTCAAGTTCACTCCTGATAGCGGGGCAATTCGCTGTGTATTGAAAACTGATACCATTAGTAATCAGGAGCAAAAATATGATATACAATCTGATCTTAAAACCAGCGCGATTATTAGTATTGAAGACAGTGGTTCAGGTGTACCAGACAGTTTAAAAGATGTAATTTTTGAACCATTTCGCCAAGGGGAAATAGGCAATACTAGGCGGTTTGGTGGTACAGGTTTAGGTTTAGCAATAGTTAAGGAATTTGTAGAATTACACGGCGGTAGTATTACTGTTGAAGAAGCTGTAACTGGGGGAGCAATATTTACCGTAGTTTTACCCCTAGTTGCGCCTGTTGGTAGTGAAGTGCGTCAACAGATAAGTGATGATGTCGAAATTGAGGAAGTTGTCCTACAACTGAAATCAGAAATTAATTCTGGGCAGGCACAACAGATGTGGTCAAAATTTGTTGGGGACACTGAACAGGAGAAATTAGAATCACCAACTACTAATGAGCATACCCTTTCCCTAGTGCTAGTGGTTGAGGATAATCCTGAAATGAATCAGTTCATTAGCGAAACTCTCGCCACTAAATATCGCACTGTTAGTGCATTTAATGGGCAAGAAGGCTTGGAAAAAGCTCTAGAGTTAATTCCTGATTTAATTATCAGTGATATTATGATGCCCCAGTTAAGCGGCGATCAACTGGTGATCGAGGTGAGAAAACATCGTGAATTGGATAATACACCAATAGTTTTGTTAACTGCTAAAGCTGACGATCGCTTGCGAGTACAATTATTACGATCAGGAGCGCAAGATTACCTTAGCAAGCCATTTTCATCGGAGGAAATGCGATCGCGGGTAGACAATTTGATCGCGATGAAAAAAGCTCGTGAGGTGCTTCAACAACAGTTAGACAGCACAAATCAAGATGTAGTAGTGTTAGCCAAAGAAGTTGCTCTTCGCCAGCGTGAACTACAAAACGTAGCCACAGAATTAGAAATTCGGGTGGAACAACGTACCCTGGAACTCAAAACAGCCAATCAATTATTGAAACAAGAAATAACTCAACGCCAGCAGGCACAAACTGAACTGGAAACAGAAAAAGAATTTCTCAAAGCCGTTCTTGATAACGTTGAAGCCGGAATTGTTGCTTGTGATGCCCAAGGAATGCTGACAATTTTTAATCGCGTTACACGAGAATTTCATGGCTTGCCAGAAAGCACGATTCCTGCTGAAGAGTGGGCGCAATACTACAAATTGTATCAGCCAGACCGCCAAACGCTGATGAAAAAAGAGGAAATTCCTGTATGGCGAGCTTTACAGGGCGAACATATCCGTAACTTAGAAATGATTCTTGTTTCCCAAGACAATTTAGCACGGGTTATCTTAGCTAGTGGACAACCGATGCTTAACCCACAGGGTAAAAAGCTGGGTGCGGTTGTAGTTATGCACGATATTACTGAGCGCAAACAAGCTGAAGAAGAACGCGCCCAACTAATTCGAGAACAAATGGCGCGTGCAGAAGCAGAAGCATCTAAGTGGCGATTTGAGTTTTTAGCCCAAGCGCGGATGGAGTTGTCTGCGTCGCTAGATTATGAAACTACACTATCTGGCGTAGCAGGTTTGGCTGTGCCGATTTTATCGGATTACTGCATAATCGATCTTGTGGATCAGCAAGGCGCTATCCAGCGAGTGGAAGTAGCGCATATAAATCCAGAGAAGGAAGAGTTGATCCGTGAGCTTCAGCTTCGCTATCCGCCAGATATAAATTCACCTTTAGGTATTGCTAAGGTACTCAGTACTGGTAGGTCAGAAATACTAACACAAGTTGATTACTTGGAGTTAGAAGCTTTTATCAATGACCCTGAATATCTGCAATTCATGCGGCAACTTAATCCTGTTTCTGCGATGCTGGTGCCATTAACTACGCGGGGGCGGACAATTGGAGCAATCTCATTAGTGTCAGCAGATTCAAATCGTTATTACGATCAAACAGATCTCAGTTTGGCTGAAGATTTAGCTCATAGTATTGCTGCTTCAGTTGATAATGCACGTTTATATCGTGAAGCTCAAGAAGCTAACCGTCTCAAAGATGAATTTTTAGCGGTTCTTTCCCACGAATTACGGACTCCGCTTAATTCGATGCTGGGTTGGGTGACTTTGTTACGCACACGGAAATTTGATGAAACTAAGACTAGCAAAGCATTAGAGACTATTGAGCGCAATGCCCGTTCTCAGTTGCGGATGATTGAAGAACTATTAGATGTTTCGCGAATTATTAAAGGAAAATTACAGCTTAATCTGCGACAAGTTGACTTAATTTCAGTGGTTGAAACTGCTGTGGATACTTTGCGACCTAGTGCTGAAGCTAAAGGAATTAAGTTAGAAACTTTAGTAGATTTACCCGTTAGATATGTTTCTGGTGATGCTGACCGTTTGCAGCAAGTTGTGTGGAATTTATTGTCTAATGCGATTAAGTTCACTTTATCTAATGGGCGTGTGGAGGTGAGATTAAATTGTGTGGACAATCAAGCGCAAATTCAAGTAAGTGATACAGGTCAGGGAATTGCGCCTGAGTTTATACCTTATGTGTTTGAGCGTTTTCGTCAAGAGAATAGTAGTACTACGCGATCGCACGGTGGTTTAGGATTAGGACTAGCAATTGTGCGTCATTTAGTAGAACTACATGGGGGCAAAGTCAGTGCTGAAAGTGCTGGAATTGATAGAGGAGCAACTTTCAAAGTTCAACTACCTTTAATTAATAACCAAGAAGTTGCTAACCAGAATTTTAAAAATACCTCATCATCGGCTGCGCTTAATTCTCAATCCTTAAAAAGCAAAACGTTAAAGGGTTTGCGGATTTTAGTAGTAGATGATGAGGCGGATGCGCGTGAAGTTATGACTACCGTTTTGGAACAATTTGGCGCTGAGGTGACAGCTAAAGATTCAGTTAGGCAAGCTTTAGAAGTTTTAGAATTGCAACTACCCGATATTTTAGTTAGCGATATTGGGATGCCAACTGAAGACGGTTACTCGCTAATTAGTCAGTGGCGACGGCGGGAAGGAATATCTGGAAAACATTTGCCCGCAGTGGCGCTTACAGCATACGCTAGTGAACAGGATCGTGAACGTGCCTTAGCTGCTGGTTTTGATTTGCACGTTGGCAAGCCCGTGAACTTCACTGATTTGGCTTTAGCGATCGCTCAACTCACCAAAGTAAACAGTAAGACGTAG
- a CDS encoding Mo-dependent nitrogenase C-terminal domain-containing protein, which produces MTSVIQSPYSSEQITVWLRGLLTVAWIDGDFDEEEQKLIASLTQKEIAPKIDLGSVEPITAEELAAAFANDSEGAENFLRTAVLVALADGIYSYSEDKLLYKFAQALGKEAIALEALRHTLYQHPDTDPEQRATTLNITELSAKGQRALLQPVRHWLDGLEIHDPRVARFLGKLIPSQCPFERDIELFGHKIVHIPPLCKLNPLYEQLVGLRFRALSYLADDCGEDVSQYF; this is translated from the coding sequence ATGACTAGCGTTATTCAATCTCCATACAGCAGCGAACAAATAACAGTATGGCTACGTGGTTTACTAACGGTTGCGTGGATAGACGGTGATTTTGATGAAGAAGAGCAAAAATTAATCGCGTCCCTAACTCAAAAAGAAATAGCTCCCAAAATTGATTTAGGTTCCGTAGAACCAATTACAGCAGAGGAATTAGCCGCAGCGTTTGCTAATGACTCTGAAGGGGCAGAAAATTTCTTACGCACGGCTGTACTGGTAGCCTTAGCCGATGGCATTTATTCTTACTCAGAAGATAAACTGTTATACAAGTTTGCTCAAGCATTGGGAAAAGAAGCGATCGCACTAGAAGCATTAAGACATACTCTTTATCAACACCCAGACACCGATCCAGAGCAAAGAGCAACTACGTTAAATATTACCGAATTGTCTGCTAAAGGACAACGGGCTTTGCTGCAACCAGTACGACACTGGCTAGATGGACTGGAAATTCACGACCCAAGAGTAGCAAGATTTTTAGGCAAACTGATTCCCTCACAATGTCCGTTTGAGCGAGATATTGAACTATTTGGTCATAAAATTGTGCATATTCCCCCCTTGTGTAAGCTTAATCCTTTATACGAGCAGTTAGTTGGTTTACGCTTCCGAGCTTTATCCTACCTAGCTGATGACTGCGGTGAGGATGTCTCACAGTATTTTTGA
- a CDS encoding response regulator: MMISDNTILLVEDDPNDILLTQRAFYKANVKNPVQVLKNGEEALLYLGGKQMYADRDRYPLPMLMLLDLKLPRKSGFEVLRWLRQQPGLKLLPVVVLTSSSENSDIQQAYDLGANSYLVKPVGFDPLLEMIKQINLYWLGLNKKPIVNTD; this comes from the coding sequence ATGATGATATCTGACAACACAATTTTGCTAGTAGAGGATGATCCTAACGATATACTGCTCACTCAGCGTGCTTTTTATAAAGCTAACGTGAAAAATCCTGTACAAGTGTTGAAGAATGGAGAAGAAGCATTGTTGTACCTGGGTGGTAAACAGATGTATGCCGATCGCGATCGCTATCCTTTACCGATGTTAATGCTGCTAGACTTAAAACTACCCCGCAAGTCTGGCTTTGAAGTATTGAGATGGCTACGTCAACAACCAGGGCTTAAACTTCTGCCAGTAGTAGTACTAACTTCATCCTCTGAAAATAGCGATATCCAACAAGCCTACGATCTCGGTGCTAACTCTTATCTAGTCAAACCAGTAGGCTTTGATCCATTGTTAGAAATGATTAAGCAGATCAACTTATACTGGCTAGGTTTAAACAAAAAACCAATAGTTAATACAGACTAA